The following is a genomic window from Phaseolus vulgaris cultivar G19833 chromosome 6, P. vulgaris v2.0, whole genome shotgun sequence.
aatgtttttcaactttaagaAATCGGCAGTCAAAGCAGTTAAACTCTCCTATAAATACAAGGTCCAGAGTCTTCCCTTCTTGAACTTCCAGAGGTACAGTTATGTGAATGTGTATATGAAATGGAAAAAGGATTCATACTTAGACTCAGTTGAGCACATCCATGAGTCCATTCAGCTCAAGCCTATCATTGCCCTGAAAAACTGCGTTGTCCAGGATCCCAATGGGTGCATTCCTATCTCTGCAGTGTCAAAGAGGGGGTTACAGTTAGATGTGCCCATGAAGGTTGCAAGATTTCTGAGGCAATATCCGTCCATCTTTGAGGAGTTTACCGGTCCCCAATACAATCTTCCTTGGTTCAGGTTGACACCGGAAGCTGCCGAGATTGACAGGGATGAGAAGAGAGTATATGAAGAATGCCAAGAGGAGTTAAAGTCCAGGTTGAGGAAGATGATATTGATGACCAGAGAGAATGTTCTACCTTTGAAGATAATTCAAGGGATGCAGTGGTATTTGGGGTTGCCTAATGATTTCCTGCAGCACCCTGAGCAAAATCTTGATGAATCTTTCAAGTTTGTAGAGATGGAAGATGGATTGAAGGGGTTGACTGTTGACAGTGGAGAAAAAATTTATTCTGTGATGGAGAAAAATGCCATGAAAAGAGGTTTGTACACCGGGGGTCCAATGGAAACCATTGAATTTCCACTTTACCCATCAAAGGGTTTAAGGTTGAGGACGAAAATTGGGAACTGGCTGCAGGAATTTCAGAAGCTTCCTTATATTTCACCTTATGATGATTTTTCAAACTCAGATCAAA
Proteins encoded in this region:
- the LOC137831985 gene encoding protein WHAT'S THIS FACTOR 9, mitochondrial, encoding MFFNFKKSAVKAVKLSYKYKVQSLPFLNFQRYSYVNVYMKWKKDSYLDSVEHIHESIQLKPIIALKNCVVQDPNGCIPISAVSKRGLQLDVPMKVARFLRQYPSIFEEFTGPQYNLPWFRLTPEAAEIDRDEKRVYEECQEELKSRLRKMILMTRENVLPLKIIQGMQWYLGLPNDFLQHPEQNLDESFKFVEMEDGLKGLTVDSGEKIYSVMEKNAMKRGLYTGGPMETIEFPLYPSKGLRLRTKIGNWLQEFQKLPYISPYDDFSNSDQNSDIVEKRLVGVLHELLSLFVEHSAERKKLFCLKKYFGLPQKVHKAFERHPHMFYLSFRNKTCTAILKEAYSNNSAIEKHPLLRVRKKYIKLMKQSEVILRNRRVKNRFSNYNAELDLDSNNLDERGHDMTSCSLEQVM